One Mycobacterium kubicae genomic window carries:
- a CDS encoding SDR family oxidoreductase, whose product MSDLSGKTALITGGNSGIGLAAAQRLAAAGAHVVLTGRNQQTIDAAVASIGDRATGIRADVANPDDLAAVAEAVKSRGQGLDVIFANAGGGEFAALGEISVEHFTSTFMTNVGGTLFTVQAMLPLLNRGSSIVLTGSTAAYNGTPAFSVYAATKAAIRSFGRTWAAELVGREIRVNTIVPGPVETPGLLGLAPADREQELRESQAAAVPMGRLGRPEEVAAAVLFLASDESSFMTGSEIFVDGGAEQI is encoded by the coding sequence GTGAGCGACCTCAGCGGAAAGACAGCCCTCATCACCGGGGGAAACTCGGGTATTGGACTGGCAGCCGCGCAACGGTTAGCCGCCGCAGGCGCCCACGTGGTCCTGACCGGCCGTAATCAGCAGACCATCGACGCCGCGGTGGCTTCGATCGGTGACCGAGCGACGGGCATCCGCGCTGACGTGGCCAACCCGGACGACTTGGCGGCCGTAGCCGAAGCCGTCAAGTCCCGCGGACAAGGCCTCGACGTGATCTTCGCCAATGCCGGCGGCGGTGAATTCGCGGCTTTGGGCGAGATTTCCGTCGAACACTTCACCTCCACGTTCATGACCAACGTGGGGGGAACGCTGTTCACCGTGCAAGCGATGCTGCCACTGCTCAATCGAGGCTCATCGATTGTGCTGACCGGTTCAACCGCGGCCTATAACGGCACCCCGGCATTCAGCGTCTACGCGGCGACCAAGGCTGCGATTCGCTCGTTCGGGCGGACGTGGGCCGCCGAGCTGGTCGGCCGCGAGATCCGCGTCAACACCATCGTCCCGGGACCGGTCGAGACGCCGGGACTTTTGGGTCTGGCACCGGCGGACCGAGAGCAGGAGCTCAGGGAGAGCCAAGCGGCCGCGGTCCCCATGGGACGTCTCGGCAGGCCCGAGGAGGTCGCTGCGGCGGTGCTGTTCCTCGCCTCCGACGAGAGCAGCTTCATGACTGGCAGCGAAATCTTCGTCGACGGCGGCGCCGAACAGATCTAG
- a CDS encoding FHA domain-containing protein gives MSRPAPPALTIRHNGSQVSFEAGYEVVIGRDLHADLRIPDPRISRAHLILRFDQGRWLAIDNGSLNGTYVNGYRMPVVDIHDGQSIHVGNPAGPRLTFQIGPQRGQASRPPHAVKARSMHDSGPPTLAWSVTPPPPPPPAPPQRPHGGPPPGRPKPPPPPPPRRPQRPPAPAARVMPPEEATSVNIETPPAEFTLVDAKSADVSNLATRFVKILTQRSAGPTKTTGSATIGRAADNDIVVSDVLASRQHATLQTTPLGTEIQDRSINGTFVNGTRVGSAILSDGDVVTIGNVDLVFSKGTLVPRSESATRTGGLEVRNVKYVVDNGKQLLDNISLTARPGTLTAVIGGSGAGKSTLARLIAGYARPTSGSVSFEGHDIHAEYASLRSRIGIVPQDDVVHRQLTVNQALSYAAELRLPPDTSKADRAKVVARVLGELDLTKHADTRVDKLSGGQRKRASVALELLTGPSLLILDEPTSGLDPALDYQVMMMLRQLADAGRVVIVVTHMLSYLDTCDQLLLVAPGGKTAYCGSPDQIGDAMGTTNWAKIFTKVGADPEEANRRFVAQTEAEKRPQKLAPARDDEEPGELGEPVHTSVRRQISTVARRQVRLVIADRAYFIFLAVLPFILGSLSLTVPGSNGFHAPGPNAGTPDEAAQILALLLPAAAFMGTALTIRDLVGERAIFQREQAVGLSTTAYLLAKTAVFCGFAIVQSAIVTAIVVIGKSAPTRGAVLLGHSTTSASVELFFTVAATCVASAVLGLAISSLVRSSEQIMPLFVVTVMAQLVLCGGMVPVTGRLGLDQLSFSMPARWGYAAAASTVDLRHLVPGTLVSQDRFWEHTSKGWLIDMGMLGALSLFYATFVRWKIRLRR, from the coding sequence GTGAGTCGACCAGCCCCGCCTGCGCTGACCATCCGACATAACGGGTCCCAAGTCTCCTTTGAGGCCGGTTACGAGGTGGTCATCGGACGTGACCTGCACGCCGACCTGCGTATCCCAGATCCGCGCATCTCTCGCGCCCACTTGATACTTCGCTTCGACCAGGGCCGCTGGCTGGCCATTGACAACGGCTCCCTGAACGGGACCTACGTCAACGGCTACCGCATGCCCGTCGTCGACATCCACGACGGGCAAAGCATCCACGTCGGCAACCCCGCCGGTCCGCGGCTGACCTTCCAGATCGGACCTCAACGCGGACAAGCGAGCCGGCCACCGCACGCGGTCAAGGCCAGATCCATGCACGACAGCGGACCGCCGACGCTGGCTTGGTCGGTGACGCCGCCACCCCCACCGCCACCGGCACCGCCGCAGCGCCCGCACGGTGGTCCCCCGCCCGGTCGGCCCAAACCGCCCCCGCCGCCGCCCCCGCGGCGCCCGCAACGGCCACCCGCACCCGCAGCACGAGTGATGCCGCCGGAAGAAGCGACCTCGGTCAACATCGAGACACCGCCGGCCGAGTTCACCCTGGTCGACGCCAAGTCGGCCGATGTCTCCAATCTGGCGACCAGATTTGTGAAGATCCTCACCCAACGGTCCGCCGGGCCGACCAAGACGACCGGTTCGGCCACCATCGGTCGCGCTGCGGACAACGACATCGTCGTCTCCGACGTGTTGGCCTCCCGCCAGCACGCGACGCTGCAGACGACGCCGTTGGGCACCGAGATCCAGGACCGCAGCATCAACGGGACGTTCGTCAACGGCACCCGGGTGGGCTCGGCCATCTTGAGCGACGGCGACGTGGTCACCATCGGCAACGTCGACTTGGTCTTCAGCAAGGGAACGTTGGTGCCGCGCAGTGAATCTGCGACCCGCACCGGCGGCTTGGAGGTGCGCAACGTCAAGTACGTCGTCGACAACGGCAAACAACTGCTCGACAACATCTCGCTGACTGCACGGCCCGGCACCCTGACCGCCGTCATCGGCGGTTCGGGCGCGGGCAAGAGCACCCTGGCCCGGCTGATTGCCGGGTACGCCCGCCCTACCTCGGGGTCGGTCAGCTTCGAGGGCCACGACATCCACGCGGAGTACGCGTCGCTGCGCAGCAGGATCGGCATCGTCCCCCAAGACGACGTCGTGCACCGGCAGTTGACGGTGAACCAGGCGTTAAGCTACGCGGCCGAGTTGCGACTGCCGCCCGATACCAGCAAGGCCGACCGGGCCAAGGTGGTCGCGCGGGTGCTCGGAGAACTCGACCTGACCAAGCACGCCGACACCCGCGTCGACAAATTGTCCGGCGGGCAGCGTAAACGCGCTTCGGTGGCGCTCGAATTACTCACCGGCCCTTCGTTGTTGATCCTCGACGAGCCGACATCAGGACTCGACCCGGCCCTGGACTATCAGGTCATGATGATGCTGCGCCAGTTGGCCGACGCCGGTCGGGTGGTGATCGTGGTGACGCACATGCTGTCCTACCTCGACACCTGCGATCAGCTGCTGTTGGTGGCGCCGGGCGGCAAGACCGCCTACTGCGGTTCGCCCGACCAGATCGGCGACGCGATGGGCACCACCAACTGGGCGAAGATCTTCACCAAAGTCGGCGCGGACCCCGAAGAGGCCAACCGGCGGTTCGTGGCCCAGACCGAGGCCGAGAAGCGACCGCAGAAACTCGCACCGGCCCGCGACGACGAGGAGCCGGGCGAACTCGGGGAACCCGTGCACACCAGCGTGCGGCGCCAGATATCGACGGTGGCCCGACGGCAGGTTCGCCTGGTGATTGCCGACCGTGCGTACTTCATCTTTCTCGCGGTGTTGCCGTTCATCCTGGGTTCGCTCTCCCTGACAGTGCCGGGCAGCAACGGGTTTCACGCCCCCGGCCCGAACGCCGGGACGCCCGACGAGGCTGCGCAGATCCTGGCGCTGCTGCTACCGGCCGCGGCGTTCATGGGAACGGCGCTGACGATCCGTGACCTGGTCGGCGAACGGGCCATCTTCCAGCGCGAGCAGGCGGTCGGGCTGTCCACGACGGCATATCTGCTGGCGAAAACGGCGGTGTTCTGCGGCTTCGCCATTGTGCAGTCGGCGATTGTCACCGCCATCGTGGTGATCGGTAAGAGCGCGCCGACGCGGGGCGCGGTGCTGCTGGGACACTCGACGACCAGTGCCTCCGTGGAACTGTTTTTCACCGTCGCCGCGACGTGCGTCGCCTCCGCCGTGCTGGGTCTGGCGATTTCCTCGCTGGTGCGCTCCAGCGAGCAGATCATGCCGCTGTTCGTGGTGACGGTCATGGCGCAACTGGTGTTGTGCGGCGGGATGGTGCCGGTGACAGGCCGGCTCGGGCTGGACCAGCTGTCGTTTTCGATGCCAGCGCGGTGGGGCTACGCCGCGGCGGCGTCGACAGTCGATTTGCGCCACCTGGTGCCCGGCACGCTGGTGTCCCAAGACCGGTTCTGGGAGCACACCTCGAAGGGCTGGCTCATCGATATGGGGATGCTGGGCGCACTGTCGTTGTTCTACGCGACGTTCGTCAGGTGGAAGATTCGGTTGCGTCGATAG
- a CDS encoding serine/threonine-protein kinase, translating to MDDQSGGTRRLNSGRRLLSNPGLARAALRAGFQSLPSATVAHFLRRVPPVNSTPNAEVPPVPASPAKPEREGSTPRLEMDRGACIAGYTILRRLGAGGMAEVYLALHPRLPRRDVIKVLAEAITADSEFRERFNREADLAATLWHPHIVGVHDRGEFNGQLWISMDYVEGTDASRLVKERYPDGMPTDEVCAILTAVAGALDYAHDRGLLHRDVKPANILLTHVDDDDRRILLADFGVARHLGDISGITQTNVAVGTVAYAAPEQLAGGNIDGRADQYALAATAFHLLTGAPPFQHPNPIAVISQHLHDDPPRLSEYRPELAHLDDIFFRALAKNPEDRFERCRAFSAAVREQLASVAEDAVDTEHEIQEPAGKRRILGGLHQKFSARTRVAAALVCAVLIAVAATWSTLYTIQTDPTQPKPALAARPGDPAANPATPVAGPPARVLDGTYRLNYDRSKRTTNGVPVRHDGADTNWWAFHSVCTANGCAASGVQLDDTNHQVVSTADGGQTNALRFIAGYWQGTPQQARVGCKQPNGPVRATQQETVAWSLAPQSDGTLRGVETETVVSNECGAQGAVLRVPVVATRVGDVPPGIKLADPAQTLSAPTSPARKPSPPVLGGVCSDADKLGYDQTSNEQVVCEGNTWDKAPITTGVHAAGSSCDRPDIPVFAMSASNDGYLLECDPVTRMWNRHH from the coding sequence ATGGACGATCAATCCGGCGGTACCCGGCGTCTCAACTCAGGCCGGCGGTTGTTGAGCAACCCAGGTCTGGCGCGAGCGGCGCTGCGAGCGGGCTTTCAGTCACTGCCGTCGGCCACCGTCGCGCACTTCCTGCGCCGCGTCCCGCCGGTGAACTCGACGCCCAATGCCGAAGTTCCGCCCGTCCCGGCCAGCCCCGCGAAGCCTGAGCGGGAAGGCAGTACGCCGCGCCTGGAGATGGATCGGGGCGCGTGCATCGCCGGATACACGATCCTGCGGCGGCTGGGCGCCGGCGGCATGGCCGAGGTCTATCTGGCATTGCATCCCCGGTTGCCACGCCGCGACGTCATCAAGGTTCTGGCCGAGGCGATTACGGCCGACAGCGAATTCCGGGAGCGGTTCAACCGGGAAGCCGACTTGGCCGCGACGCTGTGGCACCCGCACATCGTCGGCGTTCACGATCGCGGTGAATTCAACGGTCAGCTCTGGATTTCCATGGATTACGTGGAGGGCACCGACGCCTCCCGACTGGTCAAAGAGCGCTACCCCGACGGCATGCCGACCGATGAGGTGTGCGCGATCCTGACCGCGGTGGCCGGTGCGCTCGACTACGCCCACGACCGCGGACTGCTGCACCGCGATGTCAAGCCCGCCAACATCCTGCTCACCCATGTCGACGACGACGATCGTCGAATCCTGTTGGCGGATTTCGGCGTAGCGCGGCACCTCGGGGACATCAGCGGCATCACCCAGACCAACGTCGCGGTGGGCACCGTCGCCTACGCGGCGCCTGAACAGCTGGCGGGTGGCAATATCGACGGCCGCGCCGATCAATACGCGTTGGCGGCCACCGCTTTTCACCTGCTGACCGGGGCGCCGCCGTTTCAGCATCCCAATCCGATCGCGGTGATCAGCCAGCACCTGCACGACGACCCGCCCCGGCTCAGCGAATACCGCCCGGAACTGGCGCACCTCGACGACATCTTCTTCCGGGCGCTGGCGAAGAACCCCGAGGACAGGTTCGAGCGGTGTCGGGCGTTTTCGGCCGCGGTCCGCGAACAGCTGGCCAGCGTGGCCGAGGACGCGGTCGACACCGAGCATGAAATCCAGGAGCCGGCTGGCAAACGCCGCATCCTGGGGGGGCTGCACCAGAAGTTCTCGGCGCGCACCCGGGTGGCCGCCGCGCTGGTCTGTGCGGTGCTGATCGCGGTGGCCGCGACCTGGTCGACCCTCTACACCATTCAGACCGATCCGACGCAACCCAAACCGGCGCTGGCCGCCCGACCCGGAGATCCCGCGGCGAACCCGGCCACACCCGTTGCCGGACCGCCCGCGCGCGTCCTCGACGGCACCTACCGGTTGAACTACGACCGGTCCAAGCGCACAACGAACGGCGTGCCAGTCCGGCACGACGGCGCCGACACCAATTGGTGGGCGTTCCACTCGGTGTGCACCGCCAACGGGTGCGCGGCCAGCGGTGTCCAGCTCGACGACACCAATCACCAAGTCGTGAGCACCGCCGACGGTGGTCAGACCAACGCGCTGCGCTTCATCGCGGGGTACTGGCAGGGCACTCCGCAGCAGGCGCGGGTGGGCTGCAAACAGCCGAACGGGCCGGTGCGGGCGACTCAGCAGGAAACGGTCGCGTGGTCGCTGGCGCCGCAGTCCGACGGCACGCTGCGCGGCGTCGAGACCGAGACCGTGGTGAGCAACGAATGTGGTGCCCAGGGCGCGGTGTTGCGGGTGCCCGTGGTCGCCACCCGGGTCGGTGACGTGCCGCCGGGCATCAAGTTGGCCGATCCAGCGCAAACGCTGAGCGCGCCCACCTCGCCGGCCCGCAAGCCGTCACCGCCGGTCCTCGGCGGGGTGTGCAGCGACGCGGACAAGCTGGGCTACGACCAGACCAGCAACGAGCAGGTGGTTTGCGAAGGCAACACCTGGGACAAGGCGCCGATCACCACCGGCGTGCACGCTGCGGGCTCGTCGTGCGACCGGCCCGACATCCCGGTGTTCGCCATGTCCGCGTCCAACGACGGCTACCTGCTCGAATGTGACCCGGTCACCCGGATGTGGAACCGCCACCACTAG
- the uvrB gene encoding excinuclease ABC subunit UvrB, with product MAFATEHPVVAHSEYRAVEAAVRTGRPFEVVSPHAPAGDQPAAIDELERRIRAGERDVVLLGATGTGKSATTAWLIERLQRPTLVMAPNKTLAAQLANELREMLPYNAVEYFVSYYDYYQPEAYIAQTDTYIEKDSSINDDVERLRHSATSSLLSRRDVVVVASVSCIYGLGTPQSYLDRSVELQVGMEVPRDGLLRLLVDVQYTRNDLSFTRGSFRVRGDTVEIIPSYEELAIRIEFFGDEIEALYYLHPLTGEVIRQVESLRIFPATHYVAGPERMAQAISSIEQELAERLAELESQGKLLEAQRLRMRTNYDIEMMRQVGFCSGIENYSRHIDGRGPGSPPATLLDYFPEDFLLVIDESHVTVPQIGGMYEGDMSRKRNLVEYGFRLPSAVDNRPLTWEEFADRIGQTVYLSATPGPYELSQSAGEFVEQVIRPTGLVDPKVVVKPTKGQIDDLIGEICKRTDADERVLVTTLTKKMAEDLTDYLLEMGIRVRYLHSEVDTLRRVELLRQLRLGDYDVLVGINLLREGLDLPEVSLVAILDADKEGFLRSTRSLIQTIGRAARNVSGEVHMYADKITDSMKEAIDETERRRAKQIAYNEAHGIDPQPLRKKIADILDQVYREADDTDVEIGGSGRNASRGRRAPGEAGRAVSAGVFEGRDTTSMPRAELADLIKDLTEQMMAAARDLQFELAARFRDEIADLKKELRGMDAAGLK from the coding sequence ATGGCCTTCGCCACCGAACACCCAGTAGTCGCGCACTCGGAATACCGCGCGGTCGAGGCGGCCGTACGCACCGGCCGCCCGTTCGAGGTGGTCAGCCCGCACGCACCGGCCGGCGACCAGCCCGCCGCCATCGACGAGCTGGAACGACGCATCCGCGCGGGGGAGCGCGACGTCGTGCTGCTGGGCGCTACCGGCACCGGGAAGTCGGCGACCACCGCCTGGCTGATCGAACGGCTGCAACGGCCCACCCTGGTCATGGCGCCCAACAAGACGCTGGCCGCTCAGCTGGCGAACGAACTGCGCGAGATGTTGCCGTACAACGCGGTCGAGTACTTCGTGTCGTACTACGACTACTACCAACCCGAGGCATACATCGCCCAGACCGACACCTACATCGAAAAGGACAGCTCGATCAACGACGACGTCGAGCGGCTGCGGCACTCGGCGACCTCGTCACTGCTGTCGCGTCGCGACGTGGTGGTGGTGGCCTCGGTGTCCTGCATCTACGGCCTGGGTACGCCGCAGTCCTACTTGGACCGGTCGGTCGAGCTGCAGGTCGGCATGGAGGTACCGCGCGACGGGTTGTTGCGGCTGCTGGTCGACGTGCAGTACACCCGCAACGACCTGTCGTTCACCCGCGGATCGTTTCGGGTGCGCGGGGACACCGTGGAGATCATCCCCTCCTACGAGGAGCTGGCGATCCGGATCGAGTTCTTCGGCGACGAGATCGAGGCCCTGTACTACCTGCACCCGCTGACCGGCGAGGTGATTCGCCAGGTCGAGTCGCTGCGGATCTTTCCCGCCACTCACTACGTGGCCGGGCCGGAGCGGATGGCGCAGGCGATCTCCTCCATCGAGCAGGAACTCGCCGAGCGGTTGGCCGAATTGGAGTCGCAGGGCAAGCTGCTGGAGGCCCAACGGCTGCGCATGCGCACCAACTACGACATCGAGATGATGCGCCAGGTCGGGTTCTGCTCGGGCATCGAGAACTACTCGCGCCACATCGACGGTCGCGGGCCGGGATCGCCGCCGGCGACACTGCTGGACTACTTTCCGGAAGATTTCCTGCTCGTCATCGACGAGTCGCATGTCACCGTGCCGCAGATCGGCGGCATGTACGAGGGCGACATGTCGCGCAAGCGCAACCTCGTCGAATACGGATTCCGATTGCCCTCGGCGGTGGACAACCGGCCGCTGACGTGGGAGGAGTTCGCCGACCGGATCGGGCAGACGGTGTATCTGTCGGCGACTCCCGGCCCGTACGAGCTGAGCCAGTCTGCCGGTGAGTTCGTCGAGCAGGTGATTCGCCCGACCGGTCTGGTCGATCCGAAGGTGGTGGTCAAGCCGACCAAGGGCCAGATCGACGACTTGATCGGCGAGATTTGCAAACGCACCGACGCCGACGAGCGGGTGCTGGTCACCACGTTGACCAAGAAAATGGCCGAGGACCTCACCGATTACCTGCTCGAGATGGGTATCCGGGTGCGCTACCTGCATTCCGAGGTCGACACACTGCGGCGGGTGGAGCTACTGCGGCAGCTGCGGTTGGGCGACTACGACGTGCTGGTCGGCATCAACCTGCTGCGAGAGGGACTGGACCTGCCCGAAGTGTCGCTGGTGGCCATCCTCGACGCCGACAAGGAAGGGTTCCTGCGCTCCACCCGCAGCCTGATCCAGACCATCGGCCGTGCCGCCCGCAACGTCTCGGGTGAAGTGCATATGTACGCCGACAAGATCACCGACTCGATGAAAGAGGCCATCGACGAGACCGAGCGCCGCCGCGCCAAGCAGATCGCCTACAACGAAGCGCACGGCATCGACCCGCAGCCGCTGCGCAAGAAGATCGCCGACATCCTCGATCAGGTGTATCGAGAGGCCGACGACACCGACGTCGAGATCGGCGGGTCCGGACGCAACGCCTCCCGCGGCCGACGGGCCCCCGGTGAAGCCGGTCGGGCGGTCAGCGCCGGGGTGTTCGAGGGACGCGACACCACCAGCATGCCGCGCGCGGAGCTGGCCGACCTGATCAAAGATCTCACCGAGCAGATGATGGCCGCCGCGCGCGACTTGCAATTCGAGTTGGCGGCGCGGTTCCGCGACGAAATCGCCGATCTGAAAAAGGAATTGCGCGGG